The sequence below is a genomic window from Nakamurella deserti.
TTCGTGGGGATGGCGTTGTAGGCCGCGATCGCCTCGTCCCACAGGGTGATGTCGTCGTTCTCGGCCACGATCATCAGCGTCGGGGTGTCGACGATGCGGTGCAGGAACGGCCGGATGTCGTAGGACATCAGCAGGTCCACCGATTCCAGCGTGGCGTCGAAGTCGTAGTGGGGCGCCACCGTCTGCTGGAAGGTGTGGAACACCTCGTACCCCTCGGGGAACGGCCAGGCCGAGATCTCGTTGCCGGTGTCCAGCGTGAAGTGCGGGACCATGATGTCCTCACCGGTGGCGAAACGGTGCCGCCGCGCCTCCAGGATGGCCTTCTCCAGGCGACGGAAGTTGACCGTGCCGTTGGCCAGCCGCATGTTGAGATAGCCCTCGACGACCGGGATCTGGGACACCGCGCACTTGATGCGCGAATCGGTGGCGGCCAGGATCAGCGAGTGGCCGCCACTGTAGGACAACCCCCACACCCCGATGCGGTCGTTGTCGACCTCGTCGACGGTCTCGGCGTAGGAGATCGCGTTGCGGTAGTCCTCGAGCTGCATGTGCGGGTCGATGTGCTGGCGGCGTGAGCCGTCGCTGTCGCCGAAGTTGCGGTAGTCGAACAGCACCGCGGCGATGCCGTGGTCGGCGAACATCTGCGCGTAGTGCGGCTGGACGATCTCCTTGACGTAACACCAGCCACCGGCCATCACCACGGTGGGGAACGGTCCCTCGCCGTCGTCGGGGGTGTACAGCCATCCCCGGACGGTGTCGCCGTTGCTCTGGAACGCGATGTCGCGACGCACGGAATCTCCCTTGATCCAGCGACCCTGTCGGTCCACCGGCGGCACGCGCGGCGCGTGACCGGACCCGGCCGACCGGTTGATGGGTTCGAGTATGCAATCGTGTGCAGTCTGGGTCAACAGGGGATGCTCACGATTGCCGTGGAGCCTTGACAGGGACGTAGGCGGCGTTGAGGGTGAGGGTGACGCACCCGCCCGGGTTCCGTCGGCCGCACCTGCCGTCACGACGTCCGGCCCCGTGAACCGTCCCGTACCGCCCCCACCCACTCGTGCCTGCGGCGTTGCGCCGTACTGGACACGATGGCCCTCTCATCCCTGCACCGCCGCAGCCGGAAGGAGCCCGGACGTGCCCCCGCTAGAGCTCATCGACGTCCCGACCGCCGACCCCGACGCCCTGCTGCCGCTGTTCCGGGCGATCTGCCGGGTCCGCTCGTTCGAGCTGCTCACGTCCCAGCTCTACCGGGACGGCGTGATCCCCGGGTTCGTGCACGTGTCGCTCGGCCAGGAGGCGTCCGCCGTCGGCGCCTGCGCCCCGCTGCGACGCTCGGACCGCATCACCTCCAACCACCGCGGCCACGGGCACTGCCTGGCCAAGGGCATGGCGCCCGGCCCGATGTTCGCCGAGCTGTTCGGCCGCGCCACCGGCGCCGTCCAGGGCCGCGGCGGCTCGATGCACATCGCCGACCCCGGACTCGGGATCCTCGGCGCCAACGGCATCGTCGCGGCCGGCCTGCCCATCGCGGTCGGCGCGGCGCTGGCGTCCCGGCAGGCCGGTACCGACGACGTCGTCGTCGCCTTCTTCGGTGACGGCGCGGTGGCCCAGGGGATGTTCCACGAGGCGGTGAACCTCGCGGCCCTGTGGCGGTTGCCGGTGGTGTTCTTCTGCGAGAACAACGGCTACGCGGAGTTCACCGCGGCCGACGTCGGCCATCCCGTGCCGCTGGCCGTCCGCGCCGCCGGCTACGGCGTCCCCTACGCCGAGGTCGACGGCACCGACGTGTGGGCGGTGGCCGACCGGACCGCCCAGGTGGTGCGGTACGCGCGGGCGCACGGACCGGTGGTTCTGGAGGCGCACACCTCGCGCTGGCACGGCCACTACGAGGGCGACCAGCAGAAGTACCGCGACCCCGCCCATCTGGAGAGCGGTCTGGCCCGGGACCCGCTGGCCGTGGCCCGGCGACGCCTCGTGGCGCTGGGCGTGGACGCCGCCGTGATCGACGCCGTGGAGGCCGACGCGGCAGCCGAGGTGCAGGCCGCCGCGGACGCCGCCCGGCTCGATCCGGAGCCCGACGTCGACGGGGTCGGGGACTACGTCACCGCCGCCCGGCCCGATGTGGTGGAAAGCGAGCTCCCCGGCGACGCCGCACCGGCGAAGTACCTGGAGTCGGTCCGGGCCGCCCTCGGTGACGCGCTCGCCGACGACCCGACGGTCTTCCTGGCCGGGATCGACGTCGGCGCCGGGGGCGGGGTGTTCGCGGTGAGTCGCGGGTTGTACGAACGGTTCCCGGACCGGGTGCTGGACACCCCCATCTCCGAGTCGGCGGTGCTCGGGCTGGCGGTGGGCGCCGCGATGGCCGGCCGCCGGCCCGTCGTCGAGCTGATGTACCTGGACTTCCTCGGGGTCGCCTTCGACGCGTTGCTCAACCAGGCGGCCAAGCTGCCGTTCATGACCGCCGGCCGGGCGTCGATGGGACTGGTGGTACGGACCCAGTTCGGCGCCGGGCGGTCGGCGGGCAGCCAGCACTCCCAGAGCCTGGAGGCGCTGCTGGCGCACATCCCGGGCCTGACGGTGGTGATGCCGTCCAACGCCGCCGACGCCTACGGTCTGCTGCGCAGTGCCATCGACGACCCCAACCCGGTGCTGTTCCTGGAGAACCGCAACCTGTACGGGCGGCGGTCCCCCGCGCCGTCCCCGGGTCATCGCGTCCCGATCGGCCGGGCGAAGGTGACCCGCCCCGGCAGTCAGGTGACGGTGGTGTCGTGGTCCCGGATGGCCGTGGAGTGCCTCGAGGTGGCCGGGGCGTTGGCGGCGGAAGGCGTCGACGCCGAGGTGATCGACCTGCGGACGATCTCACCGCTGGACCGCGCGACGGTGCTGACCTCGGTGGCCAAGACCTCGCGTCTGGTCGTGGTGCAGGAGGCGGTCACCGACTTCGGGGTGGGAGCGGAGATCGTGGCGACCGTGGTGGAGCAGGCCTTCTGGTTGCTCGACGCCCCGGTGCTGCGGGTCGGCGCGGGGTTCTCCCCCGCCCCGTACGCGCCCAACCTCGAGCGCGCCTGGCTGCCGCAGCACGCCGACATCGCCGACGCGATCCGCCGGACGGCGGCGTACTGATGATCACGCCGAGCCGCCGGCGGCCGGTCGACCCGGCCGCAGCCGCCTTCGACCGTCCGCTGCAACGGCTGTTCGCCGATGCGGTCGGGTCCCGTCCCGACCATGTCCTGGTGATCGACGGCGACCGCCGACTCGGCTACCGCGAGGTCGCCGCCCGGGCGGGCGCGGTGCAACGCCGGCTGCGCGACGCCGGTGTCGGCGCCGGTGACGTCGTCACCGTGCAACTGCCGAACTGGTGGGAGACGGTCGCGGTGATGTACGCCGTCTGGGGCCTGGGCGCGGTGGTCAATCCGGTCACCCCGATCTACCGCGGCAACGAACTGCGCAGCATCCTCGGCTCGGCCCGGCCGGCGGCGGTCGTGGTGCCGCGGAGCTGGGGCGACACCGACTACCCGGCGATGGTGGCCGGCGCACTGACCGACGTCGGTCACCACGCCGCGGTGCTGCCCGTCGACCGCGACGCCCCGGCCGCGACGGACGACTACGTCTGTGCCGCAGCGGATCTCGACACCGTGGCGATGCTGATGTACACCTCGGGGACCACCGGGCATCCCAAGGGCGTCCTGCACACCCACCGGACGCTGGCCTACGAGGCCGCGTCGATCGCCGGCGTCTGCGGGCTGGACGGCGACACGGTGTTCATGCCGTCACCGTTGACACACATCACCGGGCTGCTCTACGGGGTGTTGATGCCGCTGGGCATCGGGGGCGCGGTGGCCCTGCTGGCCCGCTGGGACGCCGACCGTGCGGTCGACGTCATCGAAACCCACGGTTGCACGATGACCGTGTCGGCGACGCCGTTCCTGCGGGGCCTCACCGAGGTGCACCGGGCCCGTGGCACCCGGTCGTCGCTGCGGACGTTCGTCTGCGGGGGCGCCGACATCCCGGCCGCGCTGGTCACCGCCGCAGAGGCGGCGATGGGCACCACGGTGGCCCGCACCTACGGCTCCACCGAGATGCCGACGCTGTGCATCGTGCGCCCGGACGACGACCCGGCCACCCGGGTGTCGACCGAGGGTCGCCCGATCGGCGCCGCGGCCGCCCGTGTCGCGGGAGGTCCTGTCGGCACCGCGGGCGTCGGCGAGCTGGAGGTCACCGGCCCGGAGCTGTTCGTCGGCTACCTCGACCCGGCCGACGACGTCGGCGCGTTCACCGACGACGGTTGGTTCCGCACCGGTGATCTCGCCCGGATCGGCGCCTCGGGTGAGGTCGCGATCGTCGGGCGGCTGAAGGACGTGATCATCCGCGGCGGGGAGAACATCAGCGCCAAGGAGGTCGAGGACCTGCTGCTCACGCATCCCGCGGTCCGCGACGTGGCCGTGGTCGCCATGGCCGACGAGCGGCTGGGCGAGAAGGCCTGCGCGGTGGTCGTGGCCGACGGTGACCTCACCCTCGGCGCGCTCGCCGCCCACCTGGACGGCCTGGGGCTGGCCCGGCAGAAGTTCCCGGAGGCGCTGCACCTGGTGTCCGAGCTGCCGCGGACGGTGTCGGGCAAGGTGCAGAAGTTCCAGCTGCGCGCCGCGGTCGCCGCCGCCGTGCGCGACGGGCGGTTGGAGCTGCGGTGACCGCGTGCCGCCCGGAACGGCACGGCCCGGCATACTGAGTCGCGTTCACGCCGGAACCAGCGGCACGGCCGACGGAGAAGGACTGCGATGACGAGCGACTCCACCCTCAGCGGGCTCAGTGCCGCCGACGTCGAGAAGCGCGCGGCCGGCGTCGCCGGGGCGCAGCTGGTGGAGGACGGGATGACCGTCGGGCTCGGGACCGGTTCGACCGTGGCGTACCTGCTGCCCGCGCTCGCCGCGCGGGGCCTGTCGGTCCGGTGCGTGGCCACGTCACCGCGCACGGAGTCCGCGGCCCGCAACCTCGGACTGCGGGTCGAGACATTCGGATCCATCGACCGTTTCGACATCGCAATCGACGGCGCCGACGAGGTCACCCCCGAGGGCTGGCTGATCAAGGGCGGCGGGGCCGCACACACCCGGGAGAAGATCGTCGCGGTGACCGCCGACCGCTTCGTGGTCATCGCCGATTCGTCCAAGGCGGTGCCGGCGCTGACCTGGCCGGTGCCCGTCGAGCTGATGACCTTCGGACTGCCGTCCACCCTGCGTCGGTTGGGGACCGCCGTGCTGCGGGACGTCCCGGAGACCCCGGACGGCGGCGTCATCGCGGATTTCCACACCGATCTCGCCGACCCGGCCCGGACGGCCGCGATGCTGGGCGCCACCCCCGGGGTCGTCGCCCACGGCATCTTCGCCCCGGATTTGGTGCACGACGTGCTGGTGGCGCGGGGTACCGAGGTCGAGCACCGGAAGCTGCGGTAGATGTCGGACACCTCCGACACCTGGTGGGGGTTCGCCATCGGCGGCGTCATCGTCGGGGTGCCACTGCTGTTCTTCGCCGGCCCGATGTCACGGTGGAACCGCCGGGTCAGCCGCAGAGCGGGCTGGGACGTGCCGGCCGAAGGTCCGACCGACCAGTTCTGGTGGGGCGCGACGTACATGCGCGCCGTCGGTGCGGGCGCCCTGATCGCCGCCGTGGTGTGCACCGTGGTGGCACTCACCCGCTGAGGTGGCCCGGCCGGGGTCGCGCCCGCGTCGGGCCCTCGCGCGTCGCGGTTCAGGCCGTCGGACGACGCGCTGCGACCACCGCCCGGGCGGCGTTGCCGACCGCGACGACCAGGTACACGATCCCGAAGAAGGTGTCCGCACCGTCGTCGCCGCGCGTCAGTTTCACGATGCCCCACAGCGCGAACGCCACCGCGAGAAAGGCGTACACCGGCCAGGACGTCCAGAATCCACGCGGTCGGTCAGGCATGCGTCGGACCGTACCCCGGGCCGGGCGCCGTCGGGGTGACCGGCCAGCCGATCTCGGTGCGCCACCGTTGCGCGTCGGGGGTGTCGCGGGGTCCGACGAGGTAGGTCTCCCGGACCGGCCCGGACGGGTCCAGGCCGTGATCGAGCGCCCAGCGGGCCAACCGTCCGTAGGTCACGTCGATGTCGGCGTGGTCGCCGTGGTGGACGGTCACCGCCAGCTCTGCCGCCGGCAGCGTCCGTGCCCGGGTGCGCCCGCCGTTGGGCGGTGGGGTGGCCGGCAGGAACACGGTGACTTCGCCGCGTTCGTCGGTGAACAGCGACGTGCCGATCAGCGCACCCGGCGGCCCGTCGGGAGCGCGTCCGGCGGCGGCGAACACCTCGTCGAGTTCGGTCATCGCGGCGGCGTACCAGGTCGGCACGTCCGTCTGGTCGACGACACCGGTGACGGCGAGGACCGGCACGGCCGGCGACACCCGGCGCTCGATCACCGGCGCCACGTCGTCGGGCGCCAGCAGCCGGCGCAGCGTCGCCACCGCGCTCTGCGTCTGCGCGAGCCGATCCTCGAGGCGGTGCAGGTGTGCGGTGAGCACCTCGTGGCGGCGGCGCTCGTCCACGGTGCCGACCAGGTCGGCGATCTCCGGCAGCGGCATGTCCAGATCGCGGAGCCGGCGGATCGTCTGGGCCGTCGTGATCTGCGCCGGGTCGTAGTACCGGTAGCCGGTGCGGTCGTCGACGGCGGCCGGCTGCAGCAGCCCGCCGTCGTGGTAACGCCGCAGCGCCTTGATGGACAGGTGCGTCATCGCCGAGAACTGTCCGATGGTGAGCCACGTGTCCACGGGGACAGTCTTGACCCTCCCCCGGCGGGAGACACCACCGTGGACGGCATGACCTCCCACACCGATTTCGTCGACCGTTACCTCCGACGCGCCGCCGCGGACGACGTCGACGCCCACCTCGCGTTGTTCGCCCCCGACGCCGTGGTGCACGACGACGGCCACACCCACGTCGGCCTCGACGCCATCCGCGCCTGGCGCAGCGCCACCGTCCCCGTCCGGTCCGACGTCCTCGACGTCACCGAGGAGGGCGGGACCACCGCGCGGGTCCGCATCAGTGGCGACTTCCCCGGCAGTCCGGTGGTGCTGCGCTTCCGCTTCGCCGTCGACCACACCGGCCGCATCACGTCGTTGACCATCGGCGTCTGACCAGGCACCGCTCCGTCGGCGTGGCGTCCGGGGGTCGGGTCAGGGCACCAACGCCCGCGCGACGACCAGCCGCAGCGCCGCCCGACGCCGCTGGTGGTCGACCTCGCTGTCGGCGGCCGAGGCGGTGAAGGTGGCGCTGACCGGCGACCAGGTCCCGGCGAGCGCGATGACCAGCGAGTACACCTCGTCGGGACGGAGACCGGCCAGGATGGAACCGTCGGCCTGCGCCCGGGCGATCGCGGCGAACTTGGGCTCGGACAACTCGTCGTGGCCGACCAGCAGGTCGCCGGTGGGCATCCGCTCGAGGCGGTTCCAGCTCGCCAGCCGGACGAGTTCCGGCGCCTGGAGGTAGGAGTCGTAGAGGCGGACGGCGTACCCCGGGAGGTCGTCGGCGTCGAACGGCACCGCGTCGACGATGCCGTGCAGCTGGGCGGCGAACACGGCGTCGAACAGTCCGTCCTTGGAGCCGTACCAGGCGTACATCTGCGCCTTGTTCACCCCGGAGGACGCGGCGATGCGGTCCACCCGGGCGCCGACGATGCCGTGCTGGGCGAACTCCACCGCGGCCGCCGCCAAAAGCCGCACCCGACTCGCCGCGCCGTCCCTCGCCATCCCCCTACTCTAGAACAAACTAGTTGGTTACTATGGCCGCATGACACGCATCAGCAGTGACTTCGACAGCGACAGCACCGCCCTGCAGGT
It includes:
- a CDS encoding alpha/beta hydrolase codes for the protein MRRDIAFQSNGDTVRGWLYTPDDGEGPFPTVVMAGGWCYVKEIVQPHYAQMFADHGIAAVLFDYRNFGDSDGSRRQHIDPHMQLEDYRNAISYAETVDEVDNDRIGVWGLSYSGGHSLILAATDSRIKCAVSQIPVVEGYLNMRLANGTVNFRRLEKAILEARRHRFATGEDIMVPHFTLDTGNEISAWPFPEGYEVFHTFQQTVAPHYDFDATLESVDLLMSYDIRPFLHRIVDTPTLMIVAENDDITLWDEAIAAYNAIPTKKKDLVVIDKSDHLALYSNQSLLIRCATAATQWFVERLVPIGRPTAG
- a CDS encoding alpha-ketoacid dehydrogenase subunit alpha/beta; this encodes MPPLELIDVPTADPDALLPLFRAICRVRSFELLTSQLYRDGVIPGFVHVSLGQEASAVGACAPLRRSDRITSNHRGHGHCLAKGMAPGPMFAELFGRATGAVQGRGGSMHIADPGLGILGANGIVAAGLPIAVGAALASRQAGTDDVVVAFFGDGAVAQGMFHEAVNLAALWRLPVVFFCENNGYAEFTAADVGHPVPLAVRAAGYGVPYAEVDGTDVWAVADRTAQVVRYARAHGPVVLEAHTSRWHGHYEGDQQKYRDPAHLESGLARDPLAVARRRLVALGVDAAVIDAVEADAAAEVQAAADAARLDPEPDVDGVGDYVTAARPDVVESELPGDAAPAKYLESVRAALGDALADDPTVFLAGIDVGAGGGVFAVSRGLYERFPDRVLDTPISESAVLGLAVGAAMAGRRPVVELMYLDFLGVAFDALLNQAAKLPFMTAGRASMGLVVRTQFGAGRSAGSQHSQSLEALLAHIPGLTVVMPSNAADAYGLLRSAIDDPNPVLFLENRNLYGRRSPAPSPGHRVPIGRAKVTRPGSQVTVVSWSRMAVECLEVAGALAAEGVDAEVIDLRTISPLDRATVLTSVAKTSRLVVVQEAVTDFGVGAEIVATVVEQAFWLLDAPVLRVGAGFSPAPYAPNLERAWLPQHADIADAIRRTAAY
- a CDS encoding AMP-binding protein; translation: MITPSRRRPVDPAAAAFDRPLQRLFADAVGSRPDHVLVIDGDRRLGYREVAARAGAVQRRLRDAGVGAGDVVTVQLPNWWETVAVMYAVWGLGAVVNPVTPIYRGNELRSILGSARPAAVVVPRSWGDTDYPAMVAGALTDVGHHAAVLPVDRDAPAATDDYVCAAADLDTVAMLMYTSGTTGHPKGVLHTHRTLAYEAASIAGVCGLDGDTVFMPSPLTHITGLLYGVLMPLGIGGAVALLARWDADRAVDVIETHGCTMTVSATPFLRGLTEVHRARGTRSSLRTFVCGGADIPAALVTAAEAAMGTTVARTYGSTEMPTLCIVRPDDDPATRVSTEGRPIGAAAARVAGGPVGTAGVGELEVTGPELFVGYLDPADDVGAFTDDGWFRTGDLARIGASGEVAIVGRLKDVIIRGGENISAKEVEDLLLTHPAVRDVAVVAMADERLGEKACAVVVADGDLTLGALAAHLDGLGLARQKFPEALHLVSELPRTVSGKVQKFQLRAAVAAAVRDGRLELR
- the rpiA gene encoding ribose 5-phosphate isomerase A; this encodes MTSDSTLSGLSAADVEKRAAGVAGAQLVEDGMTVGLGTGSTVAYLLPALAARGLSVRCVATSPRTESAARNLGLRVETFGSIDRFDIAIDGADEVTPEGWLIKGGGAAHTREKIVAVTADRFVVIADSSKAVPALTWPVPVELMTFGLPSTLRRLGTAVLRDVPETPDGGVIADFHTDLADPARTAAMLGATPGVVAHGIFAPDLVHDVLVARGTEVEHRKLR
- a CDS encoding MerR family transcriptional regulator — its product is MDTWLTIGQFSAMTHLSIKALRRYHDGGLLQPAAVDDRTGYRYYDPAQITTAQTIRRLRDLDMPLPEIADLVGTVDERRRHEVLTAHLHRLEDRLAQTQSAVATLRRLLAPDDVAPVIERRVSPAVPVLAVTGVVDQTDVPTWYAAAMTELDEVFAAAGRAPDGPPGALIGTSLFTDERGEVTVFLPATPPPNGGRTRARTLPAAELAVTVHHGDHADIDVTYGRLARWALDHGLDPSGPVRETYLVGPRDTPDAQRWRTEIGWPVTPTAPGPGYGPTHA
- a CDS encoding nuclear transport factor 2 family protein, whose protein sequence is MTSHTDFVDRYLRRAAADDVDAHLALFAPDAVVHDDGHTHVGLDAIRAWRSATVPVRSDVLDVTEEGGTTARVRISGDFPGSPVVLRFRFAVDHTGRITSLTIGV
- a CDS encoding TetR family transcriptional regulator; this encodes MARDGAASRVRLLAAAAVEFAQHGIVGARVDRIAASSGVNKAQMYAWYGSKDGLFDAVFAAQLHGIVDAVPFDADDLPGYAVRLYDSYLQAPELVRLASWNRLERMPTGDLLVGHDELSEPKFAAIARAQADGSILAGLRPDEVYSLVIALAGTWSPVSATFTASAADSEVDHQRRRAALRLVVARALVP